The Nostoc sp. 'Lobaria pulmonaria (5183) cyanobiont' genome window below encodes:
- a CDS encoding class I SAM-dependent methyltransferase, protein MILVQILQGVKAMPEKYTPGYSSNATNFMANRSVDTHAAFFTPYLRLGMKLLDCGCGPGAIALGLAKVIAPGTLTGIDTEASQIRIAAESAFTQGVSNANFLEGNIYALHFNEPCFATMESAPRWISCSSLV, encoded by the coding sequence ATGATACTCGTACAGATATTGCAGGGAGTCAAAGCTATGCCGGAAAAGTATACTCCAGGTTATTCGAGCAATGCGACGAATTTTATGGCAAATCGCAGCGTAGATACTCATGCTGCTTTTTTTACGCCTTATTTACGTCTAGGGATGAAATTACTAGATTGTGGTTGCGGCCCTGGTGCGATCGCTTTGGGTTTAGCAAAAGTCATTGCCCCTGGTACGCTTACAGGTATTGACACAGAAGCGTCTCAAATTCGGATAGCTGCTGAGAGTGCTTTCACCCAAGGTGTCAGTAATGCTAATTTTCTGGAGGGGAATATTTATGCTTTACACTTCAATGAGCCATGCTTTGCGACAATGGAGTCAGCACCCAGATGGATTTCTTGCTCAAGCTTGGTGTGA
- a CDS encoding LysR family transcriptional regulator, with amino-acid sequence MELRHLRYFIAVAEELHFSRAAERLHIAQPPLSQQIQQLEAQLGVELFQRKTKRQVQLTEAGQVFLQEAYQLLAQLEKAIELTQRTGRGEKGQLRIGFTSLVTYDLLPVILRRFREQFPEVELVLQELTTTQQEQALQERRIHVGFAHPPLEDNTLNQECIQQEALIVAMLKTHPLAEQEKISVRSLVNENFIMFPRHLGPGLYDQIVSLCQQGNFSPKVTQEAIQMQTIIGLVSAGMGIAIAPSSLQNLQRTGVVYRTLEEKTPLVETAIVWREQDMTPVLREFLQVVISS; translated from the coding sequence ATGGAACTGCGACATCTGCGCTACTTTATTGCTGTAGCTGAAGAACTGCACTTCAGTAGAGCCGCCGAGCGACTGCACATTGCTCAACCGCCCTTAAGTCAGCAAATTCAGCAATTAGAGGCGCAATTGGGGGTAGAACTGTTTCAGCGCAAAACTAAGCGACAGGTACAGCTAACCGAAGCTGGGCAAGTTTTTTTGCAAGAAGCTTATCAACTTTTAGCTCAACTGGAAAAAGCAATTGAGTTGACTCAACGGACGGGAAGAGGTGAGAAGGGACAACTACGAATCGGGTTTACCAGTTTGGTAACTTATGATTTGCTTCCTGTGATTTTGCGGCGGTTCCGAGAACAGTTTCCAGAAGTAGAGTTAGTATTGCAGGAATTAACCACAACTCAGCAGGAACAAGCGCTACAGGAACGCCGCATCCATGTAGGCTTTGCCCATCCACCTTTAGAAGACAACACACTTAATCAAGAATGCATTCAGCAAGAAGCTTTAATTGTGGCCATGTTAAAAACTCATCCCTTAGCTGAACAAGAAAAGATTTCAGTGCGATCGCTAGTAAACGAAAACTTTATCATGTTCCCTCGCCATTTGGGGCCGGGACTGTACGACCAAATCGTGAGTCTTTGTCAGCAAGGAAATTTCAGTCCAAAAGTGACTCAAGAAGCGATTCAGATGCAGACGATTATCGGATTGGTTTCAGCGGGAATGGGGATTGCGATCGCACCGTCTTCATTGCAAAATCTTCAAAGAACTGGTGTAGTTTATCGAACTCTAGAAGAGAAAACACCACTAGTAGAAACAGCTATAGTGTGGCGGGAACAAGATATGACACCTGTACTAAGGGAATTTCTACAAGTTGTCATAAGTAGTTAA
- a CDS encoding HEPN domain-containing protein, which translates to MQSALDQFRISIERVRDLIALHTSVKAQATAALDLSDILRAALVLTISALDYYIHEVVTLGMLEIHRGQRAEPVSSANTTQSAFSRFQVSLGSAREDRRIAIDIASWIESDIQQVYGANFLQQSHTISGLIPAISNSILNRLNNTSWLEDEIRERLSYQSFQQPDKIADAIRQISDKKLWDEVATKMGKPPKDIKQQLTLIVDRRNKIAHEADIDPTLNIGNRWYIDESMVGDTVDFLEQVVESIHQIL; encoded by the coding sequence ATGCAGTCAGCGCTTGACCAATTTCGCATTAGTATTGAGCGTGTTCGGGATCTGATTGCTCTTCATACTTCCGTTAAGGCTCAAGCTACTGCTGCACTGGATCTTTCAGACATTTTAAGAGCTGCACTAGTGCTAACTATTAGTGCCTTGGATTATTATATCCATGAGGTTGTCACGTTGGGTATGCTGGAAATTCATCGAGGACAACGTGCTGAACCAGTGTCTTCAGCTAATACCACTCAATCAGCCTTTTCTCGTTTTCAAGTTTCCTTAGGAAGCGCTCGTGAGGATAGAAGAATAGCCATAGATATCGCCTCTTGGATAGAGAGTGATATACAGCAGGTTTATGGAGCTAACTTTTTACAGCAGTCTCATACTATTTCTGGTTTAATTCCAGCTATATCAAATAGTATTTTAAATAGATTAAATAATACTTCATGGTTAGAAGATGAGATTCGAGAACGTCTAAGTTATCAAAGCTTTCAGCAGCCTGACAAAATAGCTGATGCAATTAGGCAAATTTCTGATAAAAAATTGTGGGATGAGGTTGCTACCAAAATGGGTAAACCTCCTAAAGATATTAAGCAACAACTTACTTTAATTGTGGATCGCAGAAACAAAATTGCTCATGAAGCAGATATAGATCCTACCCTCAACATAGGTAATCGCTGGTATATCGACGAATCAATGGTTGGTGATACAGTTGATTTTCTTGAGCAGGTTGTAGAGAGTATTCATCAAATTTTGTAA
- a CDS encoding ParA family protein gives MVHKIALFNHKGDVSKTTTTFNLGWMLASKGKRVILVDTDPQCNLTGIALKEETEDDEARIENIYNTHSNIKTGLAPAFESQPRAIEAVDCIPIEGQEGLFLLPGHVGFAEYEVTLGIAQEVSGSIQTLKNLPGAISDLLEKTANKFNADYILIDMSPSLGAINQNLLMTSDFFLVPTNADFISVMAIDSLSRILSKWCAWARIASANPILKEAVYPFPEFTLKFLGTIVQNYRIIRGKETAAFQTWIQKIENTVTHKLVPVLEQNNLLLPKQVYTEQDMNDSFTLTKIPYSNSLIALSVVHSTPVHALTSEQLNQKGVILEANQRKQNEFRETFSDLADKIIALSSTYAVSA, from the coding sequence ATGGTTCACAAAATTGCCTTGTTCAATCATAAAGGTGATGTCAGTAAGACCACAACGACTTTTAACTTAGGTTGGATGCTTGCTTCAAAGGGTAAGAGAGTTATCCTTGTAGATACTGATCCTCAATGTAATCTAACAGGAATAGCTCTAAAAGAAGAAACTGAAGATGACGAAGCAAGAATAGAAAACATCTACAACACACATTCAAATATAAAAACTGGCTTGGCTCCTGCTTTTGAGTCACAGCCACGGGCTATTGAAGCTGTAGATTGTATTCCGATAGAAGGACAAGAAGGTTTATTTTTATTACCTGGTCATGTAGGCTTTGCTGAATACGAAGTAACATTAGGTATCGCGCAGGAAGTCAGTGGATCAATTCAGACACTCAAAAACTTGCCAGGTGCTATTTCTGATCTCTTGGAAAAAACTGCTAATAAATTTAATGCTGACTATATTCTGATTGATATGAGTCCAAGTTTAGGAGCAATCAATCAGAATTTGCTGATGACAAGTGACTTTTTCTTAGTGCCTACAAATGCTGATTTTATCTCTGTGATGGCAATTGATTCTCTGTCTAGAATTTTATCAAAGTGGTGTGCTTGGGCAAGGATAGCAAGTGCAAACCCTATATTAAAGGAAGCTGTTTATCCATTTCCAGAATTTACCTTGAAATTTTTAGGAACTATAGTTCAAAACTATAGAATTATTAGGGGTAAAGAAACAGCAGCATTTCAAACATGGATACAAAAAATAGAGAATACAGTTACTCATAAATTAGTACCAGTTCTAGAACAAAATAATCTGTTATTACCAAAGCAAGTCTATACCGAGCAGGATATGAATGATAGTTTTACCCTGACAAAAATTCCTTATTCTAACAGCTTAATTGCTCTATCAGTGGTACACAGTACACCAGTTCATGCTCTAACATCTGAACAATTAAACCAGAAAGGCGTAATATTAGAAGCTAATCAAAGAAAGCAAAATGAATTTAGAGAAACTTTTTCTGATTTAGCAGATAAAATTATTGCATTATCATCCACTTATGCAGTCAGCGCTTGA
- a CDS encoding type II toxin-antitoxin system HicB family antitoxin — MNDRYSMVIQWSDEDNCYLVHLPEFPWQQFHTYGKTYEEAAKHGHEVIESLIEWYGEQEKPLPEPITFPQKPLKVA; from the coding sequence ATGAACGATCGCTACAGTATGGTAATTCAATGGTCAGATGAGGATAATTGCTACTTAGTACACTTACCCGAATTCCCTTGGCAGCAATTCCACACTTATGGCAAGACTTATGAAGAAGCCGCTAAACATGGACATGAAGTGATTGAATCTCTGATTGAATGGTATGGAGAGCAAGAAAAACCTCTGCCAGAACCAATTACTTTTCCTCAGAAACCGTTAAAAGTGGCTTAA
- a CDS encoding Uma2 family endonuclease — protein sequence MQITEKRYYTPEEYLELEEAADYKSEYIDGQIISMAGGTANHNRIAGNFYAVLNFAFRQQEYEVFNSDMRLWIHQKRIYTYPDVTVIACEPEFFNNRTDIITNPQVIVEVLSKSTKNYDREDKFQAYRTISTFQEYLLINQTRIHVEQFSKTGKKQWTLREYDEEDEAIALVTVPFEISLEDLYKKVKFEPVESEGESANFEGLG from the coding sequence ATGCAAATAACAGAAAAGCGATACTATACCCCAGAGGAATATTTAGAGCTAGAAGAAGCTGCTGACTACAAAAGTGAATACATTGACGGGCAAATAATTTCTATGGCGGGTGGAACAGCAAATCACAATCGTATAGCTGGTAATTTCTATGCTGTGTTAAACTTCGCGTTCAGACAACAAGAATACGAAGTGTTTAATAGCGATATGCGTCTGTGGATACACCAAAAGCGTATCTACACGTATCCAGATGTGACAGTAATAGCCTGTGAACCAGAATTTTTCAACAACCGTACAGATATTATTACAAATCCCCAAGTTATTGTTGAGGTTTTGTCTAAATCTACTAAAAACTACGATCGCGAGGATAAATTTCAGGCTTACCGAACTATTTCCACTTTCCAAGAATATCTATTAATTAATCAAACTCGGATTCATGTAGAGCAATTTTCCAAAACTGGGAAAAAGCAATGGACGCTTCGTGAATATGATGAAGAAGATGAAGCGATCGCACTTGTAACTGTACCATTTGAGATTTCCCTAGAGGATTTATACAAGAAGGTGAAGTTTGAGCCTGTTGAGTCGGAAGGGGAAAGTGCTAATTTTGAGGGATTGGGGTAA
- a CDS encoding ABC transporter ATP-binding protein: MLRQSLTVFRYSGRAVTLVWTTSRSLTILLASLTLVAGLLPAAISYISKLIVDAVVFASQVNSQNNGFVNIYPSLFYVGLEAIAVILLAGGQRGIIICQSLLRALMGQRVNVLILEKALTLDLRQFEDSEFYDKLTNARREASVRPLSLVNRTFGLVQSALSLITYGILLVNFSVWAVVVLVLAAMPVFIAETKFAGEGFRLFSWRAPETRQQNYLENLLAREDFVTEVKLYQLGEMLLERYRNLFEQLYGEDRDLTLRRGLWGYLLGLVSTGAFYLAYAWIVLETVLGKISLGDMTMYLTVFRQGQSTFSNALTSIGGMYEDNLYLSNLYDFLEEEVPKSWGKATIGLNSQDGIRFENVSFTYPGSSKPALRNISLHLKPREKLAIVGENGSGKTTLIKLLTRLYTPDSGRIFLDGLDLQEWDVDVLRRRIGVIFQNFVRYQFTVGENIGVGDVEHLENKTYWQIAAEKGMAQSFIDQLPQSFQTQLGRWFKGGQELSGGQWQKIALSRAFMRSQADILVLDEPTSAIDAQAEFEIFNHFRAITQNQMVLLISHRFSTVRMADKIVVIENGEVIEQGTHEELLQVRGRYAKLFKLQAAGYQ; encoded by the coding sequence ATTCTACGCCAATCACTGACGGTTTTCCGCTACAGTGGACGGGCTGTAACCTTGGTATGGACTACCAGCCGATCGCTTACTATTCTTCTGGCAAGTTTAACTTTAGTAGCTGGTCTTTTACCGGCCGCTATATCCTACATTAGTAAGTTAATTGTTGATGCAGTGGTATTTGCATCTCAAGTTAACTCACAAAATAATGGTTTTGTCAATATTTATCCGTCTCTATTTTATGTAGGATTAGAAGCGATCGCTGTAATTTTACTAGCAGGCGGTCAACGGGGAATCATCATTTGTCAATCGTTATTGCGGGCGCTAATGGGTCAGCGAGTGAATGTACTCATCTTAGAAAAGGCGCTGACACTGGATCTTAGGCAGTTTGAAGACTCAGAATTTTATGACAAGTTGACCAATGCCCGCAGAGAAGCATCAGTTCGTCCCCTATCCTTAGTAAATCGCACCTTTGGATTGGTGCAAAGTGCCCTTTCCCTGATTACCTACGGGATTTTGCTAGTAAATTTCTCAGTTTGGGCGGTGGTGGTACTGGTTTTGGCAGCTATGCCTGTATTTATTGCGGAAACAAAGTTTGCTGGAGAAGGCTTTCGCTTGTTTAGTTGGCGTGCGCCAGAAACTCGTCAACAAAACTACTTAGAAAATCTGCTAGCAAGAGAAGATTTTGTCACAGAAGTCAAACTCTACCAGCTGGGAGAGATGCTGCTAGAACGTTACCGCAACCTGTTTGAACAACTCTATGGTGAAGACCGCGATTTGACTCTGCGGCGAGGATTGTGGGGGTATCTCCTGGGTTTAGTCAGTACAGGTGCTTTTTACCTAGCTTATGCTTGGATTGTCCTGGAAACAGTGCTAGGTAAGATTTCCTTGGGAGATATGACAATGTATCTCACTGTGTTTCGCCAAGGACAGTCTACTTTCTCCAATGCCCTCACTTCTATTGGAGGGATGTATGAAGACAACCTATATCTATCAAATCTCTATGATTTTTTGGAAGAGGAAGTACCAAAATCTTGGGGTAAAGCAACCATTGGTTTAAATTCCCAAGATGGTATCCGTTTTGAGAACGTATCATTTACTTATCCAGGAAGTTCTAAGCCAGCGTTGAGAAACATTTCGCTACACTTGAAACCCAGAGAGAAACTGGCAATTGTCGGTGAAAACGGTTCCGGTAAGACTACTTTAATCAAACTACTTACCCGACTTTACACCCCGGACTCTGGGCGAATTTTCTTAGATGGCTTGGACTTGCAGGAATGGGATGTGGATGTGTTGCGTCGTCGGATTGGTGTGATTTTTCAGAACTTTGTCCGCTACCAGTTCACTGTGGGGGAGAATATTGGCGTGGGCGATGTAGAACATCTCGAAAACAAAACCTATTGGCAAATTGCTGCTGAAAAAGGCATGGCCCAATCTTTTATTGACCAATTACCCCAAAGCTTCCAAACTCAACTTGGTCGTTGGTTTAAGGGAGGACAGGAACTTTCGGGGGGACAATGGCAGAAAATTGCTTTATCTCGTGCTTTTATGCGATCGCAAGCAGATATCTTGGTGTTAGATGAACCAACATCAGCAATAGATGCCCAAGCTGAGTTTGAGATTTTCAATCATTTTCGCGCTATTACTCAAAATCAGATGGTACTTTTGATTTCCCATCGCTTCTCAACGGTACGGATGGCTGACAAAATCGTAGTTATAGAAAACGGGGAAGTTATAGAACAGGGAACTCACGAAGAATTATTACAGGTACGAGGACGTTATGCCAAGTTATTTAAGTTACAAGCAGCTGGTTATCAGTAG